The window TCAATATGAAGTAACACAAAATAATGCAACAGAACGTCCATTTACAGGTGAATATGATGACTTTTATGAAAATGGGTTATATGTAGATATTGTTAGTGGAGAACCCTTATTTACATCAAAAGATAAATACGATGCTGGTTGTGGTTGGCCTGCTTTTACAAAACCGATTGCAGAAAAAGAAGTTGTTGAAAAAACTGATTCAACGTTAGGAATGCGTCGTGTGGAAGTTCGTAGTAAAGAAGCTGATTCCCATTTAGGTCATGTTTTTACCGATGGACCAAAAGAATTAGGCGGTTTACGTTATTGTATTAATTCAGCAGCCTTGCATTTTATTCCAGTAGCAGAATTAGAGGCTCAAGGCTATGGTGCGTATCAAAAATATTTTAATTAATTCATTCAATGCAGACATTTCCTTTGTAGGAGTGTTTGTATTTTTTTATGCTGACAGACAGTTGTCATGGTTAAAGACGTATACTAAGGGAATAAATTAAGAAATGAGGCAGTAAAAAATGAATTTAAAAAGTCAATGTATCTTACTTAACTGGACTGAAAGTCAACCAATCAACGGAATTTCTCAAGCTACAGCAGAATATCAGGTTGCTGGTGCAATCATGGGTAAACTATATTCTCAGTATACGATTCATTATCTTGAACTGAATGAAAAAGACAGTCATCAATCAACTTCAACGTATCTAGGTTATAGCTATTTTGAAAGTGAGAATGAAGCGCATGTCCAACATGGAACGTTTGAAGATAAAGGTTGCTTTGTAAAGGGGGAACTGTCAGGTATTTTGAGTGGGAATCGAGAGTATCTTGGACGATACTATTTAGAAGAGAATATAATGTACCTTGAATTTAAAAGAATATCTTAATTGGTTTCTATTTTCCTATGAATAAATAAGAGTTAGTGTAAAAATTCATAAGATTTAATTTGGGATCTAGTAAGAGACAAAGATGGTTATGGTTGTACCATTTGATATGAAGTTGCTACTAAGATGAATTAGGGCGTATTTACGAGTTTAGTTATGGGGTAAATTGGTCAGATCAAATTTAAGACAGCCGAGTAAGTCAGTATCAACCGAAAAAATAACGTAGCAATACTCCTTCATAACCAACTGCTTTGAGGGAGTATTTTTGCGTATTTCAAAAGATTTTCGCATTTTG is drawn from Carnobacterium gallinarum DSM 4847 and contains these coding sequences:
- the msrB gene encoding peptide-methionine (R)-S-oxide reductase MsrB, which codes for MTNENKADLKSKLSDIQYEVTQNNATERPFTGEYDDFYENGLYVDIVSGEPLFTSKDKYDAGCGWPAFTKPIAEKEVVEKTDSTLGMRRVEVRSKEADSHLGHVFTDGPKELGGLRYCINSAALHFIPVAELEAQGYGAYQKYFN